One genomic region from Apodemus sylvaticus chromosome 1, mApoSyl1.1, whole genome shotgun sequence encodes:
- the LOC127681298 gene encoding cytochrome c oxidase assembly factor 4 homolog, mitochondrial has protein sequence MSTSVPQGHNWTRPVKKDDEEEDPLDQLITRSGCAASHFAVQECMAQHQDWRQCQPQVQAFRDCMSVQQARRREELQRRKEQASAQH, from the coding sequence ATGTCAACctcagtcccacaaggccataACTGGACCCGCCCGGTGAAGAAGGATGATGAGGAAGAAGACCCGCTGGACCAGCTGATCACCCGCTCTGGCTGTGCTGCCTCCCACTTTGCAGTGCAAGAATGCATGGCCCAGCACCAGGACTGGCGCCAGTGCCAGCCACAAGTGCAGGCTTTCAGGGATTGCATGAGCGTACAGCAGGCAAGACGGCGGGAGGAGCTGcaaaggaggaaagagcaagccaGCGCGCAACACTGA